One genomic segment of Burkholderia multivorans ATCC BAA-247 includes these proteins:
- a CDS encoding FAD-binding oxidoreductase — protein MSTATEARTALEHRLADICAALDGQVAFLNAADAGPKYHTDWSGAYGVPAPVLRPRTPEAVAALMQRLHAAGIRSVVQGGMTGLVGSAAPQNDEVVVSLELLNRIIEVDEIGATMTVEAGVPLETVQQAAQAHGLFFPVDLGSRGACQLGGMIASNAGGNRVLQYGMTRQSVLGIEVVLPDGSLLSHLSSVLKDNAGYDLKQLFVGSEGTLGIVTRAVLRLQPLPVSRHTALIAVDGLQQVFSTLRACRASLGPMLTSFEVMWRDYFDFVTQCLKVGRDPFDGAGSHLVLLEMSGFDRDTRRDESRLLEALETIAETVGTPFIVLAQSLSEAEAFWRIRESTGEAAHALGPSISFDISIPARHLVDCMARLRADLLRLSPDCRTLTFGHLGDGNVHWVIGIDDASVTDNIKAAVYRHVVEAGGSISAEHGIGFEKRPYFESTCSRVEIDAMRRIKRLFDPGLLLNRDRIFTMPVTDRTA, from the coding sequence ATGTCTACAGCAACAGAAGCGCGCACCGCGCTTGAACACCGCCTTGCCGATATCTGTGCTGCCCTCGACGGGCAGGTTGCGTTTCTGAATGCGGCAGACGCCGGCCCGAAATATCACACCGACTGGAGCGGTGCGTATGGCGTCCCGGCGCCGGTACTGCGTCCACGCACGCCCGAGGCGGTGGCCGCACTGATGCAGCGTCTGCACGCCGCTGGAATTCGTTCGGTCGTCCAGGGAGGCATGACCGGGCTGGTCGGCAGCGCCGCGCCGCAGAACGACGAAGTCGTTGTGTCACTGGAGCTGCTGAACCGGATTATCGAAGTCGACGAGATCGGTGCAACGATGACCGTCGAGGCCGGTGTTCCGCTCGAAACGGTTCAGCAAGCTGCGCAAGCGCACGGGCTGTTCTTTCCCGTGGATCTTGGCAGTCGTGGCGCCTGCCAGCTCGGCGGCATGATTGCGTCGAACGCCGGTGGCAACCGCGTATTGCAATACGGGATGACACGACAGTCGGTGCTCGGGATTGAGGTGGTATTGCCGGACGGCTCGCTGCTCTCGCACCTCAGCAGTGTGTTGAAGGATAACGCCGGCTACGATCTCAAGCAGTTGTTCGTCGGCTCCGAGGGTACGCTTGGCATCGTCACTCGCGCCGTGTTGCGTTTGCAGCCGCTGCCGGTCAGCCGGCATACCGCACTGATCGCGGTCGATGGATTGCAGCAGGTGTTTTCGACGCTGCGCGCGTGTCGCGCCAGCCTGGGACCGATGCTGACGTCATTCGAGGTGATGTGGCGCGACTACTTCGACTTCGTCACGCAATGCCTGAAGGTGGGGCGCGATCCATTCGATGGCGCGGGCAGCCATCTCGTCCTGCTTGAAATGTCGGGCTTCGACCGCGATACCCGTCGCGACGAAAGCCGCCTGCTCGAAGCACTCGAAACGATCGCGGAAACCGTGGGGACCCCGTTCATCGTGCTCGCGCAGTCGCTTAGCGAGGCGGAGGCATTCTGGCGCATTCGGGAGTCGACGGGCGAGGCCGCGCATGCGCTCGGGCCTTCCATTTCGTTCGATATCAGTATCCCCGCACGGCATCTGGTCGACTGCATGGCCCGCCTGCGCGCAGACCTGCTTCGGCTATCCCCCGATTGCCGCACGCTCACGTTCGGTCATCTGGGAGACGGCAATGTCCATTGGGTGATTGGCATTGACGATGCGTCCGTCACCGACAACATCAAGGCCGCGGTCTATCGCCATGTGGTGGAGGCCGGCGGCTCGATTTCAGCCGAGCACGGTATCGGATTCGAGAAGAGGCCTTACTTCGAGAGCACGTGCAGTCGCGTCGAGATTGACGCAATGCGTCGAATCAAGCGTCTGTTCGATCCGGGCCTCCTGCTCAACCGCGACCGGATCTTCACGATGCCCGTCACCGATCGAACCGCCTGA